The Garra rufa chromosome 8, GarRuf1.0, whole genome shotgun sequence genome has a segment encoding these proteins:
- the pdzk1 gene encoding Na(+)/H(+) exchange regulatory cofactor NHE-RF3 yields the protein MAGPKPRIITLSKREGQGYGFYLRVEHGEEGHLIRALEMGGVAELAGLKDGDRIIRVNGNFVDSMEHSQVADLVRKSGMSVTLHVLGEEAYKSAKAKGVNLADPQSGQTQPTMNGVSAPAAKAKLCYLHKSSSGFGFSLKSTKDTHGIFMTEVLSGGVADQAGVERGDRIVEINSENVERLSHDQMVQKIKAAGDKLMFLLVDEDADKFFKSKGIRPSVANATVRHLQHKPRIADMTKRPDGYGFMLKEDPKHPGHYVGEIDKGSPAEQAGLKKKDRLVAVNGQEIDNCSHEQVVEKIAQQGNKCSLLVLDAETEKMYKLGDVSPLLYWEEMRGSPPGYPEHEAEAIPALAVPAPADVDHKPKLCRLERTAAGFGFHLNGIQGIQGQYIKEVVKGGAADKAGLEDDDIVVEVNGVNVENSMHEDVVDLIRKSGNTLFLLVADRMAYEHLKARGIPITLQLVNKEPSNDDPAPAYPEEDERKDTESDNERPATPPAETRSRSSSSSSSSSSSSSASAPASASEDERL from the exons ATGGCTGGGCCAAAACCACGCATCATTACTCTGTCTAAGCGAGAGGGACAGGGCTATGGCTTCTACCTCCGAGTGGAGCACGGTGAGGAGGGTCACCTGATCCGAGCCTTGGAGATGGGCGGCGTGGCTGAACTGGCTGGTCTGAAGGACGGAGACCGTATAATCAGAGTCAATGGAAATTTTGTGGACAGTATGGAGCACAGTCAG GTTGCAGATTTGGTGAGAAAGAGCGGGATGAGCGTCACATTGCACGTCCTTGGAGAAGAGGCATATAAGTCAGCCAAAGCCAAAGGTGTGAATCTAGCTGACCCTCAGTCAGGTCAGACCCAGCCCACCATGAATGGAGTCTCTGCACCAGCTGCTAAAGCCAAACTTTGCTATCTGCACAAATCCAGCAGTGGGTTTGGTTTCTCCCTAAAGTCCACCAAAG ATACTCATGGCATATTCATGACAGAAGTGCTTTCTGGAGGAGTAGCTGATCAAGCCGGTGTGGAGAGgggtgatcgtatagtggagataAACAGTGAAAATGTTGAGCGTCTCTCACATGACCAGATGGTGCAAAAG ATAAAAGCAGCCGGGGACAAACTGATGTTTCTGTTGGTGGATGAGGACGCCGACAAATTCTTCAAAAGCAAAGGAATTCGACCAAGTGTGGCTAATGCCACAGTCAGGCACCTCCAACATAAGCCACGCATTGCAGACATGACCAAGAGACCAGATGGTTATGGCTTTATGCTGAAGGAAGATCCTAAACACCCAG GTCATTACGTTGGAGAAATAGACAAAGGAAGCCCTGCAGAGCAGGCAGGACTAAAGAAAAAGGACAGACTAGTGGCTGTAAATGGACAGGAAATAGATAACTGCAGTCATGAGCAGGTGGTGGAAAAAATAGCCCAACAAGGAAACAAGTGCTCCCTCCTGGTGCTGGATGCAGAAACAGAGAAAATGTACAAACTG GGTGATGTTTCTCCACTTCTGTACTGGGAGGAAATGAGAGGATCCCCACCAGGCTATCCTGAGCATGAAGCTGAAGCCATACCTGCTCTGGCGGTACCTGCCCCAGCAGATGTGGACCACAAACCCAAACTGTGCCGGCTGGAGAGGACCGCTGCTGGATTTGGTTTCCATCTCAATGGCATCCAGGGAATTCAAGGACAGTACATCAAAGAG GTGGTGAAAGGTGGAGCAGCAGACAAAGCCGGATTGGAAGATGATGACATTGTTGTGGAGGTGAATGGGGTGAACGTGGAAAATAGCATGCATGAGGATGTTGTTGACCTTATCCGCAAGAGCGGGAACACGCTGTTCCTCCTAGTGGCTGACAGGATGGCCTATGAGCACCTGAAAGCACGAGGGATCCCCATCACCCTTCAACTAGTGAATAAAGAGCCCTCCAATGATGACCCGGCACCAGCTTATCCAGAGGAAGATGAGAGGAAAGATACAGAAAGTGACAACGAAAGACCAGCCACTCCACCTGCTGAAACCCGGTCGAGG